The Streptomyces sp. NBC_01317 genomic interval GTTTGTCGGCGGCCTGCGCCGCGCACCAGGATGGGACCGAGAGCGAAGACACCAGCAGACCCCTCGGAGAGGCCGCACCATGCCCGTATCCGTCCAGGCACCAGGCCCGGAATCGCACCAGTCGGCGGATCACCCGGATCACGACGACCGCCCCGTCGTCCTCGACCGCCGCGACGGCCCGTACGGCGAGGTCGTCCTCCGGCGGCGCGGCGCCGAGCTGGAGATCATCGCCAACGGGTGCTTCCTGATGGACACCTCCGACGGCCGCTCCGAGCGCCTCCTCATCGACGCCGCCCTCGCCGCCCTCCCCGAGGACCGGCGTGGGCAACGGCCCTCCGTCCTCGTCGGCGGACTCGGCGTCGGCTTCTCCCTCGCGCACGCCGCCGCCGACCCCCGCTGGGGCAGGATCGTGGTCGTCGAGCGCGAACAGGCCGTCATCGACTGGCACCGCACCGGCCCGCTCGCCCGGATCTCCGGCGCGGCGCTCGCGGACCCGCGCACGGTGATCCTGCACACCGATCTGGTCGACCACGTGAAGACCGCCACGGACAGCTACGACGCCCTGTGCCTCGACATCGACAACGGACCCGACTGGACGGTCACCGAGGACAACGGGAGTCTGTACACGCCGGCCGGGCTCGCGGCGTGCCGCGACCGCCTCAACCCCGGCGGTGTGCTGGCCATTTGGTCCGCTCGGCCGTCCCCCGCCTTCGGCGAAGCGCTACGGAATGCCGGGTTCGGTGGAGTTGCTGCCGAAGAGATCCCTGTTGCCCGGGGCGTACCGGACGTCGTTCATCTCGCCGCTCGCACTGCGTAGCCGTGACCCTGTTCCTGCCTCTACGCTGCTCCCGACACACGCGATCTCCCTCTACACGGAGCACCCGGAGACCGCGG includes:
- a CDS encoding spermidine synthase translates to MPVSVQAPGPESHQSADHPDHDDRPVVLDRRDGPYGEVVLRRRGAELEIIANGCFLMDTSDGRSERLLIDAALAALPEDRRGQRPSVLVGGLGVGFSLAHAAADPRWGRIVVVEREQAVIDWHRTGPLARISGAALADPRTVILHTDLVDHVKTATDSYDALCLDIDNGPDWTVTEDNGSLYTPAGLAACRDRLNPGGVLAIWSARPSPAFGEALRNAGFGGVAAEEIPVARGVPDVVHLAARTA